In one window of Flavobacterium ginsengisoli DNA:
- a CDS encoding family 43 glycosylhydrolase, with protein MKKIYLTILILFVYCGYSQSQSEKSLKQGQYSNPIFAGDYPDPSLLRDGKDYYVVHSSFDYYPGLLIWHSTDLMNWEPVTNALHKYVGAVWAPDLIKYNNKYYIYFPANNTNFVVTADSINGPWSEPVDLKIGNIDPGHVTDDKGNRFLYFSNGGYVALSKDGLSVTSELKHVYDGWKIPREWSIECFCMEGPKLFKRGEYYYLTVAEGGTAGPATSHMVISARSKSPLGPWENSPHNPIVRTNNSSETWWSKGHSTVFEDANGKWWMIFHGYEKDYYNLGRQTLLQPVEWTKDGWYKISDNIQTDKPIAKPEGKTLPEFSLSDNFGGSALKPQWKFYNEVENSRFKVANNTLTIEGKGDGVGNSSPLVVVPGGHSYSAEVEMEIEGEATGGLVLFYDNKYYSGILADQNNILANLRGWQFPTEKNTHARKVFLKLKNIKNTVDMFYSIDGKDWKKIENSVEVSGYNHNVLSGFLGLRIGLCSIGKGSVKFKNFVYKAL; from the coding sequence ATGAAGAAAATATATCTAACCATTTTAATATTGTTTGTGTATTGCGGTTATTCTCAATCACAATCAGAAAAAAGTTTAAAGCAAGGACAATATTCAAACCCGATTTTTGCGGGTGACTATCCAGATCCTAGTTTGTTGCGCGACGGAAAAGATTATTATGTCGTTCATTCTTCTTTTGATTATTATCCCGGGCTTTTAATTTGGCACTCAACCGATTTAATGAATTGGGAACCTGTAACCAATGCACTTCATAAATATGTTGGAGCCGTTTGGGCGCCAGATTTAATCAAATACAACAATAAATATTACATCTATTTTCCTGCGAATAATACCAATTTTGTAGTTACTGCAGATTCTATTAACGGACCTTGGAGCGAACCAGTAGATTTGAAAATTGGCAACATAGATCCTGGACACGTAACAGATGATAAAGGAAACCGCTTTTTATATTTCAGTAACGGCGGTTATGTGGCTTTATCAAAAGACGGACTTTCGGTAACCAGCGAATTAAAACATGTTTATGACGGTTGGAAAATTCCGCGCGAATGGAGTATTGAATGTTTTTGTATGGAAGGACCAAAATTATTCAAGCGCGGAGAATACTATTATTTGACCGTTGCCGAAGGTGGAACCGCTGGGCCAGCGACAAGCCATATGGTGATTTCGGCAAGATCAAAATCGCCTTTGGGACCTTGGGAAAACTCACCACATAACCCGATTGTTCGCACGAACAACAGTTCTGAAACTTGGTGGTCAAAAGGACACAGCACTGTTTTTGAAGATGCAAACGGAAAATGGTGGATGATTTTTCATGGTTATGAAAAAGACTATTATAACTTAGGCCGTCAAACTTTGTTACAACCTGTGGAATGGACAAAAGACGGTTGGTATAAAATTTCTGATAACATTCAAACTGATAAACCGATTGCAAAACCTGAGGGAAAGACGCTTCCTGAGTTTTCTTTGAGCGATAATTTTGGAGGTTCGGCCTTAAAGCCACAATGGAAGTTTTATAATGAAGTGGAAAATTCAAGATTTAAAGTGGCTAACAATACTTTGACAATTGAAGGAAAAGGCGATGGAGTAGGAAACAGTTCTCCGCTAGTAGTTGTACCGGGTGGACATTCTTATTCTGCAGAAGTTGAAATGGAAATTGAAGGTGAAGCAACTGGCGGATTGGTGCTTTTTTACGATAATAAATATTACTCAGGGATTTTAGCCGATCAAAATAACATTTTGGCCAATTTGAGAGGATGGCAGTTTCCAACGGAGAAAAATACGCATGCGCGAAAAGTCTTTCTTAAACTGAAAAACATTAAAAACACTGTAGATATGTTTTACAGTATTGATGGAAAAGACTGGAAAAAAATCGAAAACTCTGTAGAAGTTTCAGGATACAATCATAATGTTTTGAGTGGATTTTTGGGATTAAGGATTGGTCTTTGCTCTATTGGAAAAGGAAGTGTGAAGTTTAAGAATTTTGTTTACAAGGCGCTTTAG
- a CDS encoding CDGSH iron-sulfur domain-containing protein, producing MSKTKLIINKNGSIKIEGDFEIMDPEGALYGLQGRQALGLCRCGHSSNKPFCDGAHRNNFEHDSKAFDLPPMKTN from the coding sequence ATGAGCAAGACTAAATTAATCATCAATAAAAATGGTTCTATCAAAATTGAAGGAGATTTTGAAATCATGGATCCAGAAGGAGCACTTTACGGTTTACAAGGAAGACAAGCGCTTGGACTTTGTCGTTGCGGACATTCTTCAAACAAGCCATTTTGCGATGGGGCACACAGAAACAACTTCGAACACGATTCAAAGGCTTTCGATTTACCGCCAATGAAAACGAACTAA
- a CDS encoding PhzF family phenazine biosynthesis protein yields MGGRKALEYYVLDVFSNESYKGNPLSVVFTDGNLKLETYQDISKEFGYSETSFVYYSTREKALVVRSFTPTGIEIDGAGHNLLGAVCGALLKGMPIFDEQNESEPFVIMNHSAIPVTVSFDLDTFFPVVKMHQKSAVIKQEIPTYRIAVALGLKIEDLDVNSFVPTIVKTEVAHTMVPIKNSQILNSFVPDNQLLIQISKEYNFEGFYCFAPADEGLDHIVETRFFNPIIGINEDPATGTAAGPLIGFLTEKKFTKSDKEYKILQGVKLKQASLIEVMNRQEDILVGGSSIITMKGELYI; encoded by the coding sequence ATGGGGGGAAGAAAAGCATTAGAATATTACGTATTAGACGTATTCTCAAACGAAAGTTACAAAGGAAATCCGCTTTCGGTTGTTTTTACAGATGGAAATTTAAAATTAGAAACCTATCAGGATATTTCTAAAGAATTTGGCTATTCTGAAACTTCTTTTGTTTATTATTCTACAAGAGAAAAAGCACTTGTTGTTCGCTCATTTACCCCAACCGGAATCGAAATCGACGGTGCAGGCCATAATTTATTGGGTGCAGTTTGTGGCGCTCTTTTAAAAGGAATGCCAATTTTTGATGAACAAAACGAAAGTGAACCTTTTGTAATTATGAATCATTCGGCAATTCCGGTAACGGTAAGTTTTGATTTGGATACTTTTTTTCCGGTTGTTAAAATGCACCAGAAATCGGCTGTGATCAAACAGGAAATCCCAACATATAGAATTGCGGTGGCGCTAGGTTTAAAAATTGAGGACTTGGATGTAAATTCTTTTGTCCCGACAATAGTTAAAACAGAAGTTGCCCATACAATGGTTCCGATAAAGAATAGCCAAATATTAAACAGCTTTGTTCCAGACAATCAGCTCTTAATTCAGATCTCTAAAGAATATAATTTTGAAGGTTTTTATTGTTTCGCTCCAGCAGATGAAGGCCTAGATCATATCGTTGAAACAAGATTCTTTAATCCGATAATCGGAATTAATGAAGATCCTGCAACAGGAACGGCCGCGGGACCTTTAATTGGATTTTTAACAGAAAAGAAATTCACTAAATCTGATAAAGAATATAAAATTCTTCAAGGTGTCAAACTAAAACAGGCCTCTTTGATTGAAGTTATGAATCGTCAGGAAGATATTTTGGTTGGAGGTTCTTCGATTATAACCATGAAAGGAGAACTTTATATTTAA
- a CDS encoding patatin-like phospholipase family protein yields MMVKRLSIGFFFLFLVNEGVAQNKINLFSEINYNSIPAVNLSEYKSVQDRDSRLQNPNIALGVAISGGGSRAQFFSMGVLLGLEEIQEDNSSRNFLNEIDYFSTVSGGCYSAGYYLTILKNKLQYDNCSFNEFYFSKADAFKSDVNKSATIFSLLNNSRNEKGEKISMAQRLDLEVLQYDSANPENQNKFKTQMLLSDFFIPKDSKLNPQLPIMVANGTAYNNGERFPFMPHIIRALKIDASLAPNKASLSLDENHINNGYDFPLTYAITASSAFPGILPKTKFGIKNQDKILCVIDGGASDNMGYETLIELLHNDSKVKDKNKKALFIDCLGQGKKAPFINDEKIRLLSLLETASLYTVQTRYMTFEKDVENVLDKYKIPTSNYQVIGFTTLRDYLITLKKDKAYEELVKQLKDTDDEGCKLAETSR; encoded by the coding sequence ATGATGGTTAAGAGACTTTCGATAGGATTCTTTTTTCTTTTTCTAGTCAATGAGGGAGTTGCTCAAAATAAGATTAATCTATTTTCTGAGATTAACTATAACTCAATTCCTGCGGTCAATTTGAGTGAATACAAATCGGTTCAGGATCGAGACAGCCGACTCCAAAACCCTAATATTGCTTTGGGAGTTGCTATTTCTGGCGGAGGATCTAGAGCGCAGTTTTTTAGTATGGGCGTTCTTTTAGGTTTGGAAGAAATTCAAGAAGATAACTCGAGCCGTAATTTTCTTAATGAAATAGATTATTTTTCGACTGTTTCTGGAGGCTGTTACTCGGCAGGTTATTATTTGACCATTCTGAAAAACAAATTGCAATATGATAATTGCAGTTTTAACGAATTTTATTTTTCTAAAGCCGATGCTTTCAAATCAGATGTCAATAAATCGGCTACTATTTTTTCTCTTTTAAATAACAGCAGAAACGAAAAAGGAGAAAAAATTTCGATGGCACAACGGCTTGATCTGGAAGTTTTGCAATATGATAGCGCTAACCCAGAAAATCAGAATAAGTTTAAGACTCAAATGTTATTGTCTGATTTCTTTATTCCAAAAGACAGCAAACTTAATCCGCAATTGCCAATTATGGTAGCAAATGGAACGGCTTATAATAATGGAGAACGATTTCCATTCATGCCACACATTATTCGTGCTTTAAAAATTGATGCGTCTTTGGCTCCTAATAAAGCTTCACTTTCGCTTGACGAAAACCATATCAATAACGGTTACGACTTTCCGCTGACTTATGCAATTACGGCAAGTTCTGCTTTTCCTGGTATTCTTCCTAAGACCAAATTCGGAATCAAAAATCAAGATAAAATTTTATGCGTTATTGATGGTGGTGCGTCTGATAATATGGGATATGAAACCTTAATAGAACTGCTTCACAACGATTCTAAAGTGAAAGATAAGAATAAAAAAGCGCTTTTTATTGATTGTTTAGGGCAAGGAAAAAAAGCACCTTTTATAAATGATGAAAAGATTAGGTTGCTTTCTTTGTTAGAGACTGCTTCTTTGTATACGGTTCAAACTAGATATATGACTTTTGAAAAAGATGTCGAAAATGTGCTGGATAAATACAAAATCCCGACTTCAAATTATCAAGTAATTGGTTTTACAACTTTGCGTGATTATTTAATAACCTTGAAAAAAGATAAGGCTTACGAAGAGTTAGTAAAACAATTAAAAGATACTGATGATGAAGGCTGCAAGTTGGCTGAAACTTCACGATGA
- a CDS encoding protease complex subunit PrcB family protein — MKQIILILSILLVLTSCENDDLPNSDVQYSLVAKGDSFPNDKSLAPRHLIIKDQKSWDKLITEMNVSSDLSKDFKEINIDFSKYQVIAVIDKTQNSGGHSIDIVEITENRNTIIVKVEKLKNGNSTLKLSRPYDIIKTDKTDKKVIFEQ; from the coding sequence ATGAAACAGATCATCTTAATTCTTAGCATTCTGCTTGTTTTGACAAGTTGTGAAAATGATGATTTACCAAACTCTGATGTACAATATTCGTTAGTTGCCAAAGGAGATTCTTTTCCTAATGATAAAAGTCTTGCTCCGCGACATTTAATAATTAAAGATCAAAAAAGTTGGGATAAATTAATTACAGAAATGAATGTTTCTAGTGATTTATCAAAAGATTTTAAAGAAATAAACATCGATTTCAGTAAATATCAAGTCATTGCTGTTATAGACAAAACCCAAAACAGTGGCGGACATTCTATAGATATTGTCGAAATTACCGAAAACCGAAATACCATTATCGTCAAAGTAGAAAAACTAAAAAATGGCAATAGCACTTTAAAGCTATCAAGACCTTACGATATCATTAAAACAGACAAAACAGACAAAAAGGTTATTTTTGAGCAATAG
- a CDS encoding SMI1/KNR4 family protein — protein MAINYNLEIEFLKKVEDNNNRTALTVNQIEDLLSEFPKLPEDYITYLQEVGSGSFRNCQFNIASSLFNLEDLGLENHYELKSNIWFFGDNFSGDFSGFDFDRNDGKIVEFWHESGELYYTNKSFQTYIREQMLMDENDIK, from the coding sequence ATGGCAATAAACTACAATTTAGAAATAGAATTCCTCAAAAAGGTAGAAGACAACAATAACAGAACAGCCTTAACCGTAAATCAAATTGAAGATCTTCTTTCAGAATTTCCAAAACTACCCGAAGATTATATTACTTATTTACAAGAAGTTGGTTCGGGAAGTTTTAGAAACTGTCAATTTAATATTGCCTCTTCATTATTTAATTTAGAAGACTTAGGCTTGGAGAATCACTACGAATTGAAATCAAACATTTGGTTTTTTGGAGATAATTTTTCTGGCGATTTTTCTGGTTTTGACTTTGATCGGAATGATGGTAAAATCGTTGAATTTTGGCACGAAAGCGGAGAACTTTATTACACTAATAAGTCGTTTCAAACTTATATAAGAGAACAAATGTTAATGGATGAGAATGATATTAAATAA
- a CDS encoding DMP19 family protein codes for MEFGKIIISETASKSENPQDVVNSNISVINLMREEKIDDDLIHEDALMSYYLDFYASKYAEGNFSKFVYDSGWNKELNELIEEGLALIGAEKHLELFKEQCRKLRLQSNIKLGKFLKEKYDTPNAFKDLLNNNAYFELDENLAELNAAFLKSHPDTEVLSVEEMFKTLEEFVGHEIKRD; via the coding sequence ATGGAATTCGGTAAAATCATAATTTCAGAAACTGCTTCAAAAAGCGAAAACCCGCAAGATGTTGTTAATTCGAATATTTCGGTAATCAATTTAATGAGAGAAGAAAAAATAGACGACGACTTGATTCACGAAGATGCTTTAATGAGTTACTATCTGGATTTTTACGCCTCAAAATATGCGGAAGGTAATTTTTCGAAATTCGTTTATGATTCAGGATGGAATAAAGAATTGAACGAGTTAATTGAAGAAGGCTTAGCTTTAATAGGCGCAGAAAAACATTTGGAATTGTTTAAAGAGCAATGCCGTAAACTGCGTTTGCAAAGCAACATTAAATTAGGAAAATTTCTAAAAGAAAAATACGACACACCAAATGCTTTCAAGGATTTGCTAAACAATAATGCTTATTTTGAATTGGATGAAAACTTGGCAGAGTTGAATGCCGCTTTCTTAAAATCGCATCCTGATACAGAAGTACTTTCGGTAGAAGAAATGTTTAAAACACTGGAAGAATTTGTAGGACACGAAATTAAGAGAGATTAA